A window of the Desulforapulum autotrophicum HRM2 genome harbors these coding sequences:
- a CDS encoding NAD(P) transhydrogenase subunit alpha: MLIGIPKEIMAKENRVAALPETIGKFKGLGFDVLVETKAGMGAFAHDDTYQQAGAEIVADAAEVFARADIILKVKEPLFNETFNRHEIDMLRENQILITFLHPAAPSNHGDVKKLQARGVTAFTMDGIPRISRAQRMDPLTSMSAITGYKAIIIAAANFPKFIPMIGTSIGMIKPANILVIGTGVVGLQAIATGKRLGGVVKAVDIRPDARQEAESLGIKAVGFDVPPELAIGQGGYAKALPQEWLEKERTQLAPLVAESDIIILSALVPGEVAQHIITREMVESMKPGSVIVDVSIDQGGNCAATVPGKESYHNGVYICGIKNIPGSLPVHSSWLYANNLYYFVENLFKGVGSEFDMTDEIVKGALVTHKGKLFHRGTLKAMGLA; the protein is encoded by the coding sequence ATGCTGATCGGAATACCAAAAGAGATAATGGCCAAGGAAAACAGGGTGGCGGCACTTCCGGAAACCATTGGGAAATTCAAGGGGCTTGGTTTTGATGTACTGGTGGAAACAAAAGCCGGTATGGGTGCTTTTGCCCATGATGATACCTACCAGCAGGCAGGGGCGGAAATTGTTGCTGATGCTGCCGAGGTGTTTGCCAGGGCGGATATTATTTTAAAAGTCAAAGAGCCTCTGTTCAACGAAACCTTTAACCGGCATGAAATCGACATGCTCAGGGAAAATCAGATATTGATTACCTTTCTGCATCCAGCAGCCCCTTCAAATCATGGGGATGTGAAAAAACTCCAGGCCCGTGGAGTCACAGCTTTTACCATGGACGGCATCCCCAGGATTTCAAGGGCACAACGCATGGACCCGTTGACATCCATGAGCGCAATCACAGGATACAAGGCCATCATCATTGCAGCAGCCAATTTTCCAAAATTCATTCCTATGATCGGAACCTCCATTGGCATGATAAAGCCGGCCAATATTCTGGTTATCGGTACGGGTGTTGTCGGTCTCCAGGCCATTGCAACGGGAAAGAGGCTGGGAGGAGTGGTCAAGGCCGTTGATATCCGCCCAGATGCCAGGCAAGAGGCCGAAAGCCTGGGCATCAAGGCCGTGGGGTTTGATGTGCCCCCTGAACTTGCCATCGGTCAGGGCGGGTATGCAAAGGCGCTGCCCCAGGAGTGGCTTGAAAAGGAACGTACACAGCTGGCCCCCCTGGTGGCGGAATCAGATATCATTATTTTAAGCGCCCTTGTTCCAGGGGAGGTTGCCCAGCATATTATCACCCGGGAAATGGTTGAATCCATGAAGCCCGGATCTGTTATCGTTGATGTCTCCATTGACCAGGGGGGAAACTGCGCCGCGACCGTTCCTGGAAAAGAGTCTTACCATAATGGTGTCTACATCTGCGGCATCAAGAATATTCCGGGGTCGTTGCCCGTTCATTCGTCCTGGCTCTACGCCAATAACCTCTACTATTTTGTCGAAAACCTGTTCAAAGGGGTAGGGTCAGAGTTTGATATGACCGATGAGATCGTCAAGGGTGCCCTGGTTACCCATAAAGGCAAACTCTTTCATAGGGGGACCCTCAAGGCCATGGGTCTAGCATAG
- a CDS encoding NAD(P) transhydrogenase subunit alpha: protein MINLLLMLGVFLFSFVVGYFLISRVPTLLHTPLMSMTNAISAVTILGALILFSVKSTGTEQVIGGVAFVMAAFNLVGGFAITDRMLRLFKKKEGRVDRHG from the coding sequence ATGATCAACCTTTTATTGATGCTGGGGGTTTTTCTTTTTTCCTTTGTCGTCGGATATTTTCTCATCTCCAGAGTTCCCACACTGCTTCATACGCCCCTCATGTCCATGACAAACGCCATCTCCGCCGTAACCATTCTGGGGGCCTTGATTTTATTTTCCGTTAAATCAACGGGCACAGAGCAGGTCATTGGTGGTGTTGCGTTTGTCATGGCCGCCTTCAACCTTGTGGGCGGTTTTGCCATTACGGACCGGATGTTAAGGCTGTTCAAGAAAAAAGAGGGGAGGGTTGATCGCCATGGGTGA
- a CDS encoding NAD(P)(+) transhydrogenase (Re/Si-specific) subunit beta, with translation MGETYECLNLFLDFLVIGILILGIWLFRWPHWAKLGNLTAAFALTLGAGLVLYRNGIYHLHVVTATLVVGSGLGYWVARRITMIQIPAMVAFQNGAGGAASFCISFVELMRTGIHLEMINGVSGVLGLAIGAVTFSGSMVACGKLSNTLAQKPRVFFRHTWLVMVNFAAIVLFMVAALYVPAGGRVVCYLAIIMLSVLFGVLFSIRIGGADMPVLISLLNAMTGMAAAFCGMIIGSKLLISCGAMVGASGSILTHVMCRAMNRSLFRIFVPVEKVRPVLQPEPLAEPEQAAVTMDETDQGGETAKGADQNSDSENTLQRVVEIAGNARRIIIVPGYGMAVAQAQFEVLEFLKHLLSMGKQVKFAIHPVAGRMPGHMNVLLAEAGVDYDLLYEMDAINTEFSQTDLALVIGASDVVNPAAMAVDDSPISGMPVLLVQESKHVVCCNLDDKPGYSGVANPLYLDSRTTMLFGDARKTLKEINGRLSQASLSQDSISELRTAADPVPGLADIDNLLDKALAALVAAEKIIVIPGYGMAMAQAQFKVVELASLLEGMGKEVKFAIHPVAGRMPGHMNVLLAEAEVDYGKLYEMDEINSEFLQTDVAIVFGACDVVNPTAMAVEGTPLSGMPILMAQDAKQIIVCNFDEKPGYSGVENSLYQNPKTIMVLGDAALTARDLINGIKQMT, from the coding sequence ATGGGTGAAACTTACGAATGCCTGAACCTGTTCCTTGATTTTTTAGTGATTGGAATCCTTATCCTGGGCATTTGGCTTTTCCGCTGGCCCCATTGGGCAAAACTGGGTAACCTTACGGCGGCCTTTGCCCTTACCCTTGGGGCTGGTCTTGTGCTTTATCGCAACGGTATTTACCATCTCCATGTTGTGACGGCGACCCTTGTGGTGGGCTCTGGTCTTGGATACTGGGTTGCAAGGCGGATCACCATGATTCAGATTCCCGCCATGGTTGCATTTCAAAACGGTGCTGGAGGGGCAGCTTCCTTTTGTATCTCGTTTGTCGAACTCATGCGGACAGGGATTCATCTTGAAATGATCAATGGGGTTTCAGGTGTTCTGGGGCTTGCCATTGGAGCTGTAACCTTCAGCGGCAGCATGGTCGCCTGTGGAAAGTTGTCCAACACCCTGGCTCAGAAACCCAGGGTTTTTTTTCGTCATACCTGGCTTGTCATGGTGAATTTTGCCGCCATTGTTTTATTCATGGTTGCGGCCTTGTATGTTCCTGCAGGCGGTCGGGTGGTTTGCTATCTGGCAATTATTATGCTGTCGGTTCTGTTTGGTGTTCTTTTTTCCATTCGCATTGGCGGGGCTGATATGCCCGTTCTCATCTCTTTGTTAAATGCAATGACTGGCATGGCAGCGGCATTCTGCGGCATGATAATTGGGAGCAAATTGCTCATCTCCTGCGGGGCAATGGTGGGTGCCTCGGGGTCGATATTGACCCATGTCATGTGCAGGGCCATGAACCGCAGTCTGTTCCGGATTTTTGTTCCGGTTGAAAAGGTTCGGCCGGTTTTGCAGCCTGAGCCCCTGGCTGAACCTGAACAAGCGGCTGTGACCATGGATGAAACAGACCAGGGCGGGGAAACAGCCAAAGGGGCGGACCAAAATTCAGATTCGGAAAATACGCTGCAAAGGGTTGTTGAAATTGCTGGAAACGCCCGCAGGATAATCATTGTGCCGGGGTATGGCATGGCCGTGGCCCAGGCTCAGTTTGAAGTGCTTGAATTTTTAAAACACCTGCTTTCCATGGGCAAGCAGGTGAAGTTTGCCATCCATCCCGTGGCTGGTCGAATGCCCGGTCACATGAATGTGCTGCTGGCCGAGGCAGGCGTTGACTATGATTTGCTCTATGAAATGGATGCCATCAACACTGAATTCAGCCAGACAGACCTTGCCCTTGTGATCGGGGCCAGTGATGTGGTGAATCCTGCGGCCATGGCCGTGGACGATTCACCCATTTCAGGGATGCCTGTTTTGCTTGTCCAGGAATCAAAACATGTGGTGTGCTGTAATCTGGACGATAAACCCGGCTATTCCGGTGTTGCCAACCCCCTGTATCTTGATAGCCGTACGACGATGCTTTTCGGAGATGCCCGAAAGACTCTGAAAGAGATCAATGGGCGTCTTTCCCAGGCGAGTCTTTCCCAGGACAGTATTTCAGAACTCCGAACTGCTGCAGACCCGGTTCCAGGCTTGGCTGATATAGACAATCTTCTGGACAAAGCCCTGGCTGCCCTGGTGGCTGCAGAAAAAATCATTGTGATTCCCGGGTATGGCATGGCCATGGCCCAGGCCCAGTTCAAGGTAGTTGAGCTTGCATCCCTGCTCGAAGGTATGGGCAAGGAGGTGAAATTTGCCATCCATCCCGTGGCCGGTCGAATGCCTGGCCATATGAATGTGCTCCTGGCTGAAGCAGAGGTCGATTATGGCAAGCTTTATGAGATGGACGAGATCAATTCTGAATTTTTACAGACAGATGTCGCCATTGTCTTTGGTGCCTGCGACGTGGTAAATCCCACGGCCATGGCGGTTGAAGGAACGCCTCTCTCGGGAATGCCCATACTCATGGCCCAGGATGCCAAACAGATCATCGTCTGTAATTTTGATGAAAAGCCGGGGTATTCCGGGGTTGAAAACAGTCTGTATCAAAATCCGAAAACCATCATGGTGCTGGGTGATGCCGCTCTAACGGCCCGGGATTTAATCAACGGGATAAAGCAGATGACTTAA